Proteins from a genomic interval of Candidatus Coatesbacteria bacterium:
- a CDS encoding RnfABCDGE type electron transport complex subunit D produces MTNKTMDGSKPSLSEHAAKSLHALPFWSGPARLLPLHRKFLWAFVPLLAAAVYFFGWRSLVLVLVCQLTGWLIAAGFAVIRRKPMDGTYWITAWLVGLSLPAHVPLWLPVIAVGVGQLFGKEAFGGFGRNVFNPALVGRAFVTISFPTFFAGRWWEPFWGGAGGFAHWSPLAAGPEAVTTATPLAAFKGSGVEQDLLDLLLGRTSGAIGETAALLFVLLGIYLLIRRVINWRTPLAVLGAAAAASLVLHALRPELFPGVPYTLAGGGLLFGALFFATDPVSSPSTNGGRWIMGALIGVLVVLIRALSSFAGGVFFAILLANTFTPLADTLIK; encoded by the coding sequence ATGACCAACAAGACGATGGACGGCTCCAAACCGAGCCTGAGCGAGCACGCCGCCAAGAGCCTCCACGCCCTGCCCTTCTGGAGCGGCCCGGCCCGGCTGCTGCCCCTGCACCGCAAGTTCCTCTGGGCCTTCGTCCCCCTGCTGGCGGCGGCGGTCTACTTCTTCGGCTGGCGCTCCCTGGTCCTGGTGCTGGTCTGCCAGCTGACCGGCTGGCTGATCGCCGCCGGTTTCGCCGTGATCCGGCGCAAGCCCATGGACGGCACCTACTGGATCACCGCCTGGCTCGTCGGCCTCTCCCTGCCCGCCCACGTACCGCTCTGGCTGCCCGTCATCGCCGTCGGCGTCGGCCAGCTCTTCGGCAAGGAGGCCTTCGGCGGCTTCGGCCGCAACGTCTTCAATCCCGCCCTCGTCGGCCGGGCCTTCGTCACCATCAGCTTCCCCACCTTCTTCGCCGGTCGCTGGTGGGAGCCCTTCTGGGGCGGCGCCGGCGGCTTCGCCCACTGGAGCCCCCTCGCCGCCGGCCCCGAGGCCGTCACCACGGCCACCCCCCTGGCGGCCTTCAAGGGCTCCGGCGTCGAGCAAGACCTCCTCGACTTGTTGCTGGGACGCACCTCCGGGGCCATCGGCGAGACGGCGGCCCTGCTGTTCGTCCTGCTCGGTATCTACCTGCTGATCCGCCGGGTAATCAACTGGCGCACCCCGCTGGCCGTCCTCGGCGCCGCCGCGGCGGCCTCCCTCGTGCTGCACGCCCTGCGGCCCGAGCTGTTCCCCGGTGTGCCCTACACTCTGGCCGGCGGCGGGCTGCTCTTCGGCGCCCTGTTCTTCGCCACCGACCCGGTCAGCTCGCCCTCGACCAACGGCGGCCGCTGGATCATGGGGGCCCTGATCGGCGTCCTCGTGGTGCTCATTCGCGCCCTGTCCAGCTTCGCCGGCGGGGTCTTCTTCGCGATCCTGCTGGCCAACACCTTCACCCCGCTGGCGGACACGCTGATCAAG